From Oncorhynchus keta strain PuntledgeMale-10-30-2019 chromosome 25, Oket_V2, whole genome shotgun sequence, one genomic window encodes:
- the LOC118380584 gene encoding uncharacterized protein LOC118380584: MASLSLSLGLLVLCTLALVHCDLYDGHVRVWGLSASNLKGDFLSQPDPYVKVWCGPAFGGMSSILKNQANPTWPGEFNFVDIIHKSVLKLEVWDNNVGPDHRLGTCTTTIRPGTHTETCHLKKGTVYYTYSYDYSH, encoded by the exons atggcatctctctctctgtccctgggaCTGCTGGTGCTATGCACCCTGGCTCTTGTACACTGTGACTTGTATGACGGCCACGTCAGGGTGTGGGGCCTTAGTGCCTCCAACCTGAAAGGAGACTTCCTCTCCCAGCCAGACCCCTACGTCAAG GTGTGGTGCGGCCCAGCCTTTGGTGGCATGAGCAGCATTCTGAAGAACCAGGCCAACCCCACCTGGCCCGGTGAGTTCAACTTCGTAGACATCATCCACAAGTCTGTCCTGAAGCTGGAG gtgtGGGATAATAACGTCGGACCAGATCACCGCCTGGGAACCTGCACCACCACCATCCGCCCAGGAACACACACTGAGACCTGCCACCTGAAGAAAGGCACCGTCTACTACACCTACAGCTACGACTACAGTCACTAG